In Pseudomonadota bacterium, a single genomic region encodes these proteins:
- a CDS encoding sulfide/dihydroorotate dehydrogenase-like FAD/NAD-binding protein: protein MNKIIERKMIVPNMHLLTLEAPDIASKVKPGQFVIVRANDEGERIPLSVADWDEEKGTVTIIFMEVGASTGALACLAAGDSVATCVGPLGNETEIGNFGTVMCVGGCYGIGSLYPVVKALKKAGNRVIMVFEARSNYLIYWVDKYIKLADKIFNVTRDGSLGLKGHISRLPDIINGLPNPPDRVIVNGCTFLMARTSEMTRDPSIPTVVNLNPIMIDGTGMCGVCRVTINGKMKFACVDGPEFSGHEVDWKEFLSRRKAYLEEEVLFFRRSEPKQAVHKEGKCQA, encoded by the coding sequence ATGAACAAGATTATTGAACGTAAAATGATTGTTCCCAATATGCACCTTCTCACCCTTGAGGCGCCTGATATAGCTTCCAAGGTGAAACCGGGGCAGTTTGTCATTGTCCGGGCAAATGATGAGGGTGAGCGTATCCCCTTGTCTGTTGCTGACTGGGACGAAGAAAAGGGCACGGTTACCATTATCTTCATGGAGGTGGGTGCATCAACGGGCGCCCTCGCCTGCCTTGCTGCGGGGGATTCTGTGGCAACATGCGTTGGTCCGCTGGGAAATGAAACAGAGATAGGTAACTTCGGCACGGTCATGTGTGTAGGGGGTTGCTACGGCATCGGAAGCCTCTATCCTGTTGTAAAGGCGCTGAAAAAGGCCGGGAACAGGGTCATCATGGTCTTCGAGGCCAGGAGCAATTATCTCATTTACTGGGTTGATAAATATATCAAATTGGCTGATAAGATTTTCAATGTTACGCGGGATGGAAGCCTTGGTTTGAAGGGGCACATAAGCCGTCTGCCGGACATCATCAACGGCCTGCCCAACCCTCCCGACAGGGTCATCGTAAACGGGTGTACCTTTCTCATGGCCCGCACATCGGAGATGACAAGGGACCCTAGCATCCCGACGGTTGTGAATCTTAACCCTATAATGATTGATGGTACAGGGATGTGCGGCGTCTGTCGTGTCACAATAAACGGGAAAATGAAGTTTGCATGTGTCGATGGTCCTGAATTTAGCGGTCATGAAGTGGATTGGAAGGAATTTCTCTCTCGCAGAAAGGCTTATCTCGAGGAAGAAGTGCTCTTTTTCAGGCGCAGTGAACCAAAACAGGCAGTCCATAAAGAGGGGAAGTGTCAAGCATGA
- the gltA gene encoding NADPH-dependent glutamate synthase, with the protein MNPEKTEKTSKIDLNRNDMPRQSPEIRRHNFNEVALGYTEEIAVKEAKRCLQCKKPKCKTGCPVEIDIPDFISCIVKGDFSSGIKKLKEKNCLPAVCGRVCPQEAQCESQCILANKKGEVAIGRLERFLADWEAKEGKVDIPTKAKPTGKKIAIVGSGPAGVTVAGDLILLGHEVTIFEALHKAGGVLVYGIPEFRLPKAIVAREVDYIRQLGAKVITDYVVGKTRSIDELLKEFDAVFVGTGAGLPWFMDIPGENLNGVYSANEYLTRMNLMRGYQFPMSSTPVKKHVRVAVVGGGNVAMDSARTALRMGADESRIIYRRSHAELPARLEESENAEEEGVIFNMLTLPVRYIGDENGWLKEIECLKMELGEPDASGRRRPIEIPNSNFRMEMDAVVCAIGNSPNPLVPSTTPGLQTTRRGTLVADQETGKTTKERVWAGGDIVTGAATVILAMGAGRKAARSIHEYLETGKW; encoded by the coding sequence ATGAATCCTGAAAAAACTGAAAAAACATCAAAAATCGATTTGAACCGTAATGATATGCCGAGACAGTCTCCTGAAATTCGGCGTCATAATTTCAACGAAGTGGCCCTCGGCTACACGGAGGAAATTGCCGTTAAAGAAGCAAAGCGGTGCTTGCAATGCAAGAAGCCGAAGTGTAAAACGGGCTGTCCCGTGGAGATCGATATTCCTGATTTTATTTCCTGCATTGTGAAAGGAGATTTTTCATCAGGGATTAAGAAGCTTAAAGAGAAGAACTGTCTCCCCGCTGTCTGCGGAAGGGTCTGCCCTCAGGAGGCACAGTGTGAATCGCAGTGTATCCTTGCGAATAAAAAGGGAGAGGTGGCCATCGGAAGACTGGAGAGGTTCCTTGCCGACTGGGAAGCAAAGGAGGGGAAGGTTGATATACCCACCAAGGCAAAGCCCACCGGTAAAAAGATTGCTATTGTCGGTTCCGGCCCTGCAGGGGTTACCGTAGCAGGCGACCTGATACTTCTCGGCCATGAAGTGACCATATTTGAGGCGCTCCATAAGGCGGGAGGGGTTCTCGTTTACGGAATTCCCGAATTTCGTCTTCCCAAGGCAATCGTTGCCAGAGAAGTTGACTATATAAGGCAACTGGGCGCAAAGGTGATAACAGACTATGTTGTCGGCAAGACGCGTTCGATAGACGAATTATTGAAGGAATTTGATGCCGTGTTTGTCGGCACAGGTGCGGGACTTCCATGGTTTATGGATATACCGGGGGAGAATTTGAATGGTGTCTATTCGGCGAATGAGTACCTTACCCGTATGAACCTTATGAGGGGATACCAGTTTCCCATGTCATCCACCCCGGTAAAGAAGCATGTCAGGGTGGCCGTTGTCGGGGGCGGCAATGTTGCCATGGACTCTGCACGGACAGCGCTCCGCATGGGCGCAGATGAGTCAAGGATTATTTACAGGCGGTCTCATGCAGAACTGCCTGCCAGGCTTGAAGAGAGTGAGAACGCCGAGGAAGAAGGTGTAATCTTCAACATGCTTACCCTGCCGGTTAGATACATCGGTGATGAAAACGGCTGGCTCAAAGAGATTGAGTGTCTCAAAATGGAACTGGGAGAGCCTGACGCATCAGGGAGGAGGCGGCCCATCGAGATACCGAATTCGAATTTTCGTATGGAGATGGATGCAGTAGTCTGCGCCATCGGAAACAGCCCGAACCCGCTGGTACCGTCCACTACACCAGGTCTCCAGACAACACGTCGCGGGACGCTTGTGGCCGATCAGGAGACAGGAAAGACTACGAAAGAGCGTGTCTGGGCAGGCGGGGATATTGTGACAGGTGCAGCGACAGTTATCCTTGCCATGGGTGCGGGGAGAAAGGCGGCCCGCTCAATCCACGAATACCTCGAAACCGGGAAGTGGTAA
- a CDS encoding ATP-binding protein, which produces MERAKVEKESVYFPHGDSREITVNRSKCRKCSYCIQICPAKAIQLGKESIKILPERCILCGSCITSCPQQALDYKSALDKVRGLLATNEKTIACLDPAFPVVLDVGTPRQLVTALKNAGFTEVWEGAFGAELVSQAYRKLLTDNIDRPLISSFCPVIVTYIQKYLPQLIPNIAPIVSPMIAIGRIAREIKGPDWKVIYITPCLAQMREMVTPEAAGAIDDVITFRDVRQLLDGGGINSADLAETDFDGPKPFLGRVISVIGGLYRSTGALFDILMDEISVTYGHKRVIGALNQLASGHIQPKFLDFVYCFGCVDGPFADRELSVLGRRQLVVRYAKDEMSRQDVSKVTAELDRFEHVDLHRDFSSMEEKLPTPTEEEIRAILKRIGKLPPNHNMDCRACGYPTCRDKAIAVAQGIAEAEYCLPYLLEQSKKIYQQLKKSHSQLQISHQELEQAQAHLLRTEKLASLGQLSAGVAHEINNPLGTIMIYAHLLLKGLDKEDPRREDLELIISEANRAKEIVQGLLSFARETKLRQGQMNVNDLLEDVLGLIVNQSLFHNIKMEKSFAQDMPTIIADETKLKQVFLNIILNAAQAMEGNGKLTISTIIDKKRIKIKIQDTGPGIPPEIMGKLFSPFFTTKEKGTGLGLAISYGIVERHGGKIDVNSELGKGSTFTISLPISTDEEGAKEETHLNRLSFQNKITGRRNYGQKN; this is translated from the coding sequence ATGGAACGGGCAAAGGTAGAAAAAGAAAGCGTGTATTTTCCTCACGGGGACTCCCGCGAAATTACCGTCAATCGCAGCAAGTGCAGGAAATGTTCTTATTGTATCCAGATATGTCCTGCAAAGGCTATCCAGCTGGGAAAAGAGAGCATAAAAATTCTCCCGGAACGTTGTATCCTCTGTGGAAGCTGCATCACATCCTGCCCACAACAAGCCCTCGATTATAAAAGTGCCCTTGACAAGGTAAGGGGGCTTCTGGCAACTAACGAAAAAACCATAGCCTGCCTTGACCCAGCCTTCCCGGTGGTTCTCGATGTCGGAACCCCCAGGCAACTGGTAACAGCCTTGAAAAATGCAGGATTTACCGAGGTGTGGGAAGGGGCCTTTGGTGCCGAACTGGTAAGCCAGGCATATAGAAAGCTCCTCACCGACAATATTGACAGACCCTTAATATCATCGTTCTGCCCGGTTATTGTTACTTACATACAGAAATACCTCCCCCAGCTTATCCCAAATATTGCGCCCATTGTATCACCGATGATTGCTATCGGAAGGATTGCCCGTGAAATAAAGGGCCCGGACTGGAAGGTCATCTATATAACACCCTGTTTGGCGCAGATGAGAGAGATGGTGACCCCTGAAGCTGCCGGTGCTATCGATGATGTGATTACATTCCGCGATGTGCGACAATTGCTTGATGGCGGAGGGATAAACAGCGCTGACCTGGCGGAGACAGATTTTGATGGTCCTAAGCCATTTCTTGGAAGAGTTATATCCGTCATAGGCGGGTTATACCGGAGTACCGGTGCACTCTTTGATATATTGATGGATGAAATCAGCGTAACCTATGGGCACAAAAGGGTTATAGGGGCGCTCAACCAGCTGGCATCAGGACACATACAGCCCAAGTTTCTCGATTTTGTGTATTGTTTCGGTTGTGTAGACGGTCCTTTTGCGGACCGTGAATTGTCTGTCCTCGGCCGCAGGCAGCTTGTAGTCCGTTATGCGAAGGATGAAATGAGCCGTCAGGATGTTTCAAAGGTTACTGCTGAATTGGACCGTTTTGAACATGTTGATCTGCACCGTGACTTTTCCAGTATGGAGGAGAAACTCCCCACTCCCACAGAAGAAGAAATTAGGGCGATCCTGAAAAGGATTGGCAAACTCCCCCCGAATCATAACATGGATTGTCGGGCTTGTGGTTATCCGACATGTAGGGATAAGGCTATTGCCGTTGCCCAGGGAATAGCAGAGGCTGAATACTGCCTCCCCTATCTGCTTGAACAGAGCAAAAAAATCTACCAGCAGCTCAAAAAATCGCATAGTCAGTTACAAATCTCACACCAGGAGCTTGAGCAGGCACAGGCACACCTCCTTAGGACAGAAAAGCTTGCATCCCTTGGCCAGCTCTCTGCAGGCGTTGCCCATGAGATTAATAACCCTCTTGGAACAATCATGATATATGCCCATCTTCTCCTGAAGGGCCTTGATAAAGAGGACCCCAGGAGAGAGGATTTAGAATTGATCATCAGCGAAGCGAACAGGGCTAAAGAGATCGTTCAGGGTCTTTTAAGCTTTGCCCGTGAGACAAAACTTCGTCAGGGCCAGATGAATGTAAATGATTTGCTCGAAGATGTGCTTGGCCTTATTGTCAATCAATCACTGTTTCACAATATTAAAATGGAAAAATCCTTTGCCCAGGACATGCCGACCATCATTGCTGATGAAACGAAACTGAAACAGGTTTTTCTCAATATTATCTTAAATGCAGCACAAGCCATGGAAGGAAATGGAAAATTGACAATCAGCACAATAATTGATAAAAAACGGATTAAGATTAAGATTCAGGATACTGGTCCCGGTATTCCCCCGGAGATTATGGGCAAACTTTTTTCCCCATTTTTTACGACAAAGGAGAAAGGGACGGGCCTTGGACTTGCAATTTCATATGGTATTGTCGAACGTCATGGCGGTAAGATTGACGTAAACTCAGAGTTGGGCAAAGGAAGTACTTTTACTATTTCTTTACCAATCTCTACCGATGAGGAAGGGGCAAAGGAAGAAACACATCTAAATAGATTATCGTTTCAAAATAAAATTACAGGGAGAAGGAACTATGGGCAAAAAAACTAA
- a CDS encoding response regulator, whose translation MGKKTKILLVDNDVDFIDLNKAVLENSGFEVAVAFAGREVMDKVKFEQPDLIVLDLMMEKHDTGFGVAKALKADPVYRDIPILMLTAVLGETGMDFNQDLDGYWMKTDSFANKPLSPEELIKRINELLARNKSA comes from the coding sequence ATGGGCAAAAAAACTAAAATCTTACTTGTTGACAACGATGTAGATTTTATCGACCTCAACAAGGCAGTCCTCGAAAACAGTGGATTTGAGGTAGCCGTTGCATTTGCTGGCCGGGAAGTAATGGACAAGGTCAAATTTGAGCAGCCGGATTTAATTGTCCTTGACCTTATGATGGAAAAGCATGATACGGGTTTTGGTGTTGCAAAGGCGTTGAAGGCAGACCCGGTTTACAGAGACATACCGATTTTGATGCTTACTGCAGTGTTGGGTGAAACCGGTATGGATTTTAATCAGGACCTCGATGGTTACTGGATGAAGACGGATTCTTTTGCAAACAAGCCGCTGTCGCCTGAAGAGTTGATAAAGAGAATCAATGAACTGCTGGCCAGGAATAAATCGGCTTAA
- a CDS encoding response regulator: protein MSETIHILVVDDEKGIREGCRRILISEGYSVDVGSNGKEGLELAKAKQYDLLLVDLMMPIMGGIELMGQVRQLDPEIIMIVVTGFATIETAVDAMRHGAYDYVPKPFTPDQLLAVVNRGLEKRRLSQQARRLMEERDQKLLEVANEKSKLHTIVSSIADGILVINREHQLVLWNPAAIKMLNFSGQSEAGKEISKIIPEKDLIKIIDKGFSPESSQYTTISEEIVLPPPGKKTIMVNVSKVRDETGKDLGVVSTLSDITVLKEINEIKSQFVAMVTHELRAPLSAIEGYLSAYLTGAAGSDPKMYQQMMERAKQRAHSLLDLVNDLLQYSRLESKSVARKKELLDISDIITGTVELLKGQGAAKDIRFEVNIPGPLPLTEADRAEIEQLFTNLVSNAIKYNVKNGKVVVNAQSDSHFLNITVADTGIGIDEESLPCVFDEFYRVCGPETRYVTGTGLGLSIVKKIVESHFGHIKVDSKPGKGTTFTVMLPIKQDKNK, encoded by the coding sequence TTGAGTGAAACGATACATATTTTAGTTGTTGATGACGAGAAGGGTATCCGTGAGGGGTGCCGCCGGATTCTTATCAGTGAAGGCTACTCGGTAGATGTGGGCAGCAACGGCAAGGAAGGTCTTGAATTAGCAAAGGCAAAACAGTATGACCTTTTGCTTGTGGATCTGATGATGCCTATAATGGGTGGCATTGAGTTGATGGGACAGGTAAGACAACTCGATCCCGAAATCATTATGATCGTTGTAACGGGTTTTGCCACAATTGAAACAGCAGTTGATGCAATGAGGCATGGCGCTTATGACTATGTCCCCAAACCCTTTACCCCGGACCAGTTGCTTGCAGTAGTAAACCGTGGTCTGGAAAAACGCAGATTAAGTCAACAGGCGCGACGGCTTATGGAGGAGAGGGACCAGAAACTCCTCGAAGTGGCAAACGAAAAGTCAAAACTCCATACGATTGTGAGTTCTATAGCCGACGGAATCCTTGTCATCAACAGAGAACATCAGCTTGTATTGTGGAACCCTGCAGCTATAAAGATGTTAAACTTCAGCGGGCAATCAGAGGCAGGGAAAGAAATAAGCAAAATCATCCCCGAGAAGGATCTGATTAAGATTATTGACAAAGGTTTCAGCCCTGAATCATCCCAGTACACTACCATCTCTGAAGAGATTGTACTGCCTCCCCCCGGCAAGAAGACAATAATGGTAAATGTCTCCAAGGTGAGGGATGAAACAGGCAAAGACCTCGGTGTTGTGAGCACATTAAGTGATATTACGGTCCTCAAAGAGATAAACGAAATCAAATCCCAGTTTGTTGCCATGGTAACCCATGAATTGCGGGCCCCTCTTTCAGCCATTGAGGGTTATCTTTCTGCCTATCTTACAGGTGCGGCCGGGAGTGACCCCAAGATGTACCAGCAGATGATGGAACGTGCAAAACAACGGGCGCACTCACTGCTTGATCTGGTAAATGACCTTCTCCAATACAGCAGGTTGGAGTCGAAAAGTGTAGCAAGGAAAAAAGAACTCCTTGATATTTCAGACATCATTACCGGTACTGTTGAGTTGTTGAAAGGCCAGGGGGCAGCAAAGGATATTCGATTTGAGGTTAATATCCCGGGGCCGCTCCCTCTTACTGAGGCAGACAGGGCAGAAATTGAGCAACTCTTCACTAATCTTGTTTCAAATGCGATTAAATACAATGTGAAAAATGGCAAGGTGGTTGTTAATGCTCAGTCTGATAGCCATTTTTTGAACATCACTGTGGCTGATACAGGGATCGGGATTGATGAGGAGAGCCTGCCCTGTGTATTTGATGAGTTTTACAGGGTATGCGGACCGGAAACGAGATATGTGACAGGAACGGGACTTGGTTTATCCATTGTAAAAAAGATTGTGGAATCACATTTCGGTCACATAAAAGTTGACAGCAAGCCGGGCAAAGGCACCACCTTTACGGTCATGTTGCCGATTAAACAGGATAAAAATAAATGA